In one Gemmatimonadota bacterium genomic region, the following are encoded:
- a CDS encoding glycosyltransferase family 9 protein, with protein sequence MLMSAAGDVVHALPLVTALKRYRPACTVSWILQAVPATMVRGHPSVDEIIEFDRSLGIRSFTDLRPRLRTHEFDLLIDLQVYFKAGIVTALADATVKLGFDRARARDLNWLFTNRKIPPRPIRHVQDQYLEFLEYLEVPYAPLEWNIGPWAGERAWQAEWISQFERPVAAVVIATSKPEKDWLPERWATVCDALYSDYGLQPVLVGGRSARELDAERIIRERASTPIRSELGSGLRKLISILDASALVLAPDTGPLHMAVAMNRPVISLLGYTNPKRTGPYRRFHDLMIDAYANDGENYLPTMENRPGRMPRITVDDVLARVEVWRQQYSALR encoded by the coding sequence ATGCTCATGTCCGCCGCGGGAGACGTGGTGCACGCCCTCCCCCTGGTGACCGCGCTCAAGCGATACCGGCCGGCGTGCACCGTTTCATGGATCCTCCAGGCAGTACCGGCCACCATGGTACGCGGCCACCCATCAGTCGACGAGATAATCGAGTTCGACAGATCGCTCGGTATCCGCTCCTTCACCGATCTGCGTCCACGGCTCCGAACGCACGAGTTCGATCTTCTGATCGACCTCCAGGTCTACTTCAAGGCCGGTATCGTTACCGCACTCGCTGACGCGACCGTGAAACTCGGCTTCGATCGCGCTCGTGCACGCGATCTCAACTGGCTCTTCACGAACAGAAAGATTCCACCGCGTCCCATACGGCACGTCCAGGACCAGTACCTCGAATTTCTCGAGTATCTGGAAGTGCCATATGCACCGCTCGAATGGAACATCGGGCCATGGGCCGGAGAGCGCGCGTGGCAGGCGGAGTGGATTTCACAGTTCGAGCGTCCCGTTGCCGCCGTCGTAATCGCCACGAGCAAGCCTGAGAAGGACTGGCTTCCCGAACGCTGGGCCACTGTGTGCGACGCACTGTATTCCGATTACGGATTGCAGCCCGTACTCGTGGGCGGCCGCTCCGCACGAGAGCTCGATGCGGAACGGATTATCAGAGAGCGCGCTTCGACTCCCATTCGCTCCGAGCTTGGTAGCGGCCTGCGGAAGCTCATCAGCATTCTCGATGCATCCGCGCTGGTGCTGGCGCCGGACACCGGTCCGCTTCACATGGCCGTGGCCATGAACCGACCCGTAATCTCGTTACTCGGCTACACCAACCCGAAACGAACAGGCCCTTACCGGCGCTTCCACGATCTCATGATCGATGCATACGCGAATGACGGAGAGAATTACCTCCCGACTATGGAGAACCGGCCCGGCCGCATGCCGCGCATAACCGTCGACGACGTCCTGGCACGCGTCGAAGTCTGGCGGCAGCAGTACTCGGCGTTGCGTTGA
- a CDS encoding lipopolysaccharide kinase InaA family protein — translation MSSDLIPITGYEHITVAGANILVARAMAETTRAILEHDTLYTYASKVPDALVFQGRAPVYAINFPPLSGRVAVRHVMRGGFVGRLLHDRFLPPTRVARELTAAFRLRLGGVPTPEVLAVGTYPAGGFFRRADVVTRFVEGSADLSAVFGDVRNDAQRRPILDAVARLLSRLTATGAQHPDLNLKNVLITSGDDGYIAHVLDVDRVHFHVPGDPLVARANIERLMRSLRQWRTRLAPRTNALSDEDMSYLALTAAAQPA, via the coding sequence ATGAGCTCGGATCTGATCCCGATCACCGGCTATGAGCACATAACCGTCGCAGGCGCGAACATTCTGGTGGCGCGCGCGATGGCGGAGACCACGCGCGCGATTCTGGAACACGACACGCTGTACACGTACGCGTCAAAGGTGCCGGACGCGCTGGTGTTTCAGGGACGCGCGCCAGTGTACGCGATAAACTTCCCGCCGCTGTCGGGCCGCGTCGCAGTGCGTCATGTGATGCGCGGCGGCTTCGTCGGCCGGTTGTTGCACGACCGGTTCCTTCCGCCTACACGTGTGGCCCGCGAGCTGACCGCCGCATTCCGTCTGCGGCTCGGCGGCGTTCCCACGCCGGAGGTACTCGCGGTCGGCACGTATCCGGCTGGCGGATTCTTTCGGCGCGCCGATGTGGTTACGCGGTTCGTCGAGGGCAGCGCAGATCTTTCGGCGGTGTTTGGCGATGTGCGCAACGACGCACAACGACGCCCGATCCTCGATGCGGTCGCGCGGCTCCTGTCGCGGCTGACCGCAACTGGCGCGCAGCATCCCGATCTCAATCTCAAGAACGTGCTCATCACATCCGGCGATGACGGATACATCGCGCACGTACTGGATGTCGATCGCGTGCACTTCCACGTTCCGGGAGATCCGCTGGTCGCTCGCGCCAACATCGAACGCCTCATGCGCTCTCTGCGCCAGTGGCGTACGCGCCTGGCGCCACGCACCAACGCATTGTCCGACGAGGACATGTCGTACCTGGCTCTGACAGCGGCGGCGCAACCAGCGTGA
- a CDS encoding ATPase, T2SS/T4P/T4SS family, whose protein sequence is MERAAQSTDEWILPVLRELLTSAQLAAIAKDTTASKWCVAVSSGFTTDDAILRAIARRTRMRVAGALTSSPQAVARVPERLARRYSILPLSVSASTIDVATANPYDLHCEQAIAFAAGRRVRMSLALPARITERLEEVYRPASVVERLLASVGPVAVHQVEPETDPATATQLADGARERPIIKLVDHIVAEGIAARASDIHLESEEDAISVRYRVDGVLRTAMTLPRAIGLPLVSRVKIMSRLDIADRLRPQGGRALVMVEGERIDLRVSTLPAAHGEKVVIRILDARGGVRSLDALGFDDTDAARLTRLLETREGLILVTGPTGSGKTTTLYSALHSLVSRGLNVITVEDPVEYRIPGIVQSQVNEKAGLTFAAALRSILRQDPDVILVGEIRDAETAAIAIQAALTGHLVFATLHTIDAASSITRLGDLGVDPAKTGTALKGVVAQRLLRRMCSACARDSDEPIPPSLWDCIPNGARLKAGAGCDVCAGTGFRGRMAAVELLTMTPTLTRLIVTSAPAPLITAAARADGMRSLWTSGVARIMSGETTAAEVSRVLDAETNRAGDGDQASAEQTDDWPSRDAKLPAMSPYSEHGTQPGMPERRVGTDSMTRIEVGVVDVYVIDPQTETWRVLALRRGTGTRCPGAWEAVHGRIESEETPEDAAVREVLEETGLTIRRLYNITVHSFYLHQTARVEVAIVFCAFVDSGAIVTLGQEHVEYTWLSMEDAASRFLWPRATQALGEIRQLLGSGDAGPAEDVLRVL, encoded by the coding sequence ATGGAACGCGCAGCACAATCGACCGACGAATGGATTCTACCAGTATTGCGCGAGCTGCTGACGTCGGCCCAGCTCGCAGCGATCGCAAAGGACACGACGGCGAGCAAATGGTGCGTCGCTGTCTCCAGCGGATTCACGACTGACGACGCGATTCTGCGCGCCATAGCGCGACGAACTCGGATGCGCGTAGCCGGCGCGCTCACGTCGTCGCCACAAGCCGTTGCGCGTGTTCCGGAGCGACTTGCGCGGCGATACTCGATTCTGCCGCTGTCGGTCTCTGCAAGTACGATAGACGTGGCCACCGCCAATCCCTACGATCTCCACTGCGAGCAGGCGATCGCGTTTGCAGCCGGTCGACGAGTACGAATGTCGCTCGCGCTTCCGGCACGGATAACCGAGCGCCTGGAAGAAGTGTATCGGCCCGCATCGGTGGTCGAGCGGCTGCTGGCGTCGGTTGGGCCTGTCGCCGTGCATCAGGTCGAGCCCGAGACAGATCCAGCAACAGCAACCCAGCTCGCCGACGGTGCGAGGGAGAGACCGATCATCAAGCTGGTCGATCATATCGTCGCGGAGGGAATTGCGGCGAGAGCGAGCGACATTCATCTCGAGTCCGAGGAAGACGCAATCTCGGTTCGCTATCGAGTGGATGGCGTGTTGCGAACGGCGATGACTCTTCCGCGCGCAATCGGACTGCCACTCGTGTCGCGCGTCAAGATAATGTCGCGACTCGACATTGCCGATCGGCTGCGCCCGCAGGGCGGACGGGCGTTGGTGATGGTGGAGGGTGAGCGAATCGATCTCCGCGTGTCCACGCTTCCGGCGGCGCACGGTGAGAAAGTGGTGATCCGCATTCTCGATGCGCGTGGCGGCGTTCGCTCGCTCGACGCGCTCGGCTTCGACGACACCGATGCAGCGCGGCTGACGCGGCTGCTCGAAACGCGTGAAGGATTGATTCTCGTGACGGGCCCGACCGGCTCCGGCAAGACCACCACGCTGTACTCTGCCCTGCACTCACTCGTATCACGCGGATTGAACGTCATCACGGTCGAAGATCCGGTCGAATACCGGATTCCGGGGATAGTGCAATCTCAGGTGAACGAGAAGGCCGGTCTGACGTTCGCCGCGGCGCTGCGATCGATCCTGCGACAGGACCCAGACGTAATTCTGGTCGGGGAGATCCGCGACGCGGAAACGGCGGCGATAGCAATTCAGGCTGCACTTACGGGACACCTCGTCTTCGCGACCCTTCACACCATCGACGCCGCGAGCTCCATCACCAGGCTAGGCGACCTCGGCGTCGATCCGGCGAAAACCGGAACGGCGCTCAAGGGAGTGGTAGCGCAGCGGCTGTTGCGCCGTATGTGTTCCGCCTGCGCGCGCGACAGCGATGAGCCGATTCCACCTTCGCTCTGGGATTGCATCCCGAACGGTGCGCGGCTCAAGGCGGGCGCCGGCTGCGACGTCTGCGCTGGAACGGGCTTCAGAGGCCGCATGGCGGCAGTCGAGTTGCTGACGATGACTCCGACGCTCACACGTCTCATAGTGACGAGCGCTCCAGCGCCCCTCATCACCGCCGCCGCGCGCGCCGATGGAATGCGCTCGCTCTGGACCAGTGGCGTCGCGCGAATAATGAGTGGCGAGACGACCGCTGCCGAAGTGTCACGGGTGCTGGACGCCGAGACGAACAGGGCCGGTGACGGCGATCAGGCCAGTGCAGAGCAAACAGACGATTGGCCTTCACGGGACGCCAAATTGCCTGCGATGTCGCCATATTCCGAGCATGGTACACAACCCGGAATGCCCGAGCGGCGCGTGGGGACAGATTCGATGACGCGAATCGAAGTTGGCGTGGTGGATGTCTACGTGATCGACCCCCAGACCGAGACGTGGAGAGTGCTGGCGCTACGGCGAGGAACCGGAACTCGCTGTCCCGGCGCCTGGGAGGCAGTCCACGGCCGGATCGAGTCCGAAGAGACCCCGGAGGACGCGGCGGTGCGCGAAGTGCTTGAGGAGACCGGACTCACGATCCGTCGACTGTACAACATCACCGTGCACTCTTTCTATCTGCATCAGACGGCGCGCGTGGAAGTTGCGATCGTGTTCTGCGCGTTCGTCGACAGCGGAGCGATCGTTACGCTCGGACAGGAACATGTCGAGTACACGTGGCTGAGCATGGAGGACGCAGCGTCGCGATTCCTATGGCCGCGCGCGACGCAGGCGCTGGGTGAGATACGACAGTTGTTGGGGAGTGGCGATGCGGGACCGGCTGAGGATGTGCTGAGAGTGTTGTGA
- a CDS encoding carboxypeptidase-like regulatory domain-containing protein yields MLVYYAPDARTLISDAFARTHCFHPREDGAHPDLIGLAFEPTKQRERDRSVRDVSGTLWLDRITLALRTLDFEYRGNSGSAMDTDATPTGHLQYAQLPTGAWIVNSWLIHMPVVTVVSTIMAPNGLSSETGAITLVRTNARRVESVWEAGGDVEHTLAVAWPRDSSNAISPYGAIHGSVVDTTSSGARQGIQDVRVTLRSTRLASDSTTLYSVFTNAAGSFAIEHITPGAYSIRMTSARLDTLGIDIAARQLDVGPATLQSSATIIPAVAEVVHNMCQNSLPPREALLHGIIHNSTDDPVPGARIDASWFAIADSRRSHFAATTHTVATFSDARGAYVICGIPTDQALKIVVTDRAGGSTTSTTLTQKARVGMANFSLPGGHVLPSEQPLSGR; encoded by the coding sequence ATGCTGGTATACTACGCGCCGGACGCCCGCACCTTGATCTCCGATGCATTTGCAAGGACGCACTGCTTTCACCCGAGGGAAGACGGAGCACACCCCGATCTCATAGGGCTTGCGTTCGAGCCGACGAAGCAACGCGAGCGGGATCGATCCGTCCGCGACGTATCTGGCACATTGTGGCTCGATCGCATCACGCTGGCTCTCAGAACGCTCGACTTCGAATACCGCGGCAACTCCGGAAGTGCGATGGATACCGACGCTACACCAACCGGACATCTCCAATACGCACAATTGCCGACCGGCGCGTGGATTGTAAATAGCTGGCTGATCCACATGCCGGTCGTCACTGTCGTGTCCACTATAATGGCCCCGAACGGCCTCTCGTCGGAGACGGGAGCGATTACGCTTGTCCGCACTAACGCGAGACGCGTCGAAAGTGTCTGGGAAGCTGGTGGTGATGTGGAACACACCCTGGCGGTCGCGTGGCCCCGCGATTCGTCGAACGCGATATCCCCGTATGGCGCCATTCACGGTAGCGTTGTTGACACGACGTCGTCCGGGGCACGCCAAGGCATCCAGGATGTCCGCGTCACGTTGCGCTCCACGCGCCTCGCTTCGGATTCCACGACACTCTACTCCGTATTTACCAATGCTGCTGGTAGCTTCGCGATCGAGCATATCACACCGGGTGCGTATTCCATTCGAATGACATCGGCGCGCCTCGACACATTGGGAATCGACATCGCCGCGCGGCAACTAGATGTGGGGCCAGCGACACTGCAATCTTCGGCGACAATCATCCCAGCGGTTGCGGAGGTGGTGCACAACATGTGTCAGAACAGCCTGCCGCCCCGCGAAGCGCTGCTTCACGGAATCATCCATAATTCAACTGACGATCCCGTACCCGGTGCGCGCATCGATGCGTCCTGGTTTGCGATCGCAGATTCGCGCCGAAGCCATTTCGCGGCGACGACGCATACCGTTGCGACATTTTCCGATGCTCGAGGTGCGTACGTGATCTGCGGAATACCGACGGATCAAGCGTTGAAGATCGTCGTGACGGACCGCGCCGGAGGAAGTACCACGTCGACAACCCTCACCCAGAAGGCGCGCGTCGGCATGGCAAATTTCTCGCTGCCTGGTGGTCATGTGCTTCCATCGGAGCAGCCCCTCTCCGGCCGCTAA
- a CDS encoding TonB-dependent receptor: MIHRFIHSIPNILFGRAGIAAATLCIAISSVTSAVQAQVTDSTRKDSTARAAQLHAVTITAAPADQGSPSTSTHVSQRVIELTPAATPWELLRQTAGVEVHQQGQGPGFASDASLRGFSSDHSTDLALWVDGVPINEPVNGHAEGYNDWSLLFPLAIQDIDIIKGPVSPLFGNFAISGVVNVRTVERMTGTQLVASGGSNGLADATVLSGFDHGSSGGVFGLRARHEDGFRPNSASDLTQGHARIVRSLAPNVTLDGGIELYGARWRSPGYLSESEFRAHQYDIVSNPTDGGFKRRAQERVSLRVTGGDLIWRTTAYATQGRWQLFLTIPPAGGQFEGTGSQTEEEDSRTGFGLTSAVTYTTANTDITVGTEGRLDDARYQNYFTTARARDSVNALFTGRQLSGALFVASSTTIGRLRLDLGGRYDILDTRSTPDVAGGETASGAHGVFSPKMGALVRLTREVALYANASRGFRSTDGVLADPMLAPITVWAYESGVKLDVDHITASAALFRMNVSNEQTFNPLTAGSISGGASKRQGIELGLHAPVNSFATLSGDWTFNDARYTNQVVPGDDPNGPAVVLNGLRVYNTARYVGSAALDVSPSASADAPWTIRVSGNWVGPYSPFDEPGVVLGAYGLLHATASVRLNHATTLDIGARNVFDRAYPELVAGHIVAPGEPRTGYVAVRYRVM, from the coding sequence ATGATTCATCGATTCATCCATTCGATCCCGAATATTCTGTTCGGGCGCGCGGGCATCGCTGCTGCGACGCTCTGTATCGCCATCAGTTCGGTCACAAGCGCCGTGCAGGCGCAGGTGACTGATTCAACGCGGAAGGACTCCACCGCGCGTGCAGCGCAACTGCACGCAGTCACGATCACGGCTGCACCAGCCGATCAGGGATCGCCTTCAACCTCGACGCACGTTTCGCAGCGCGTCATCGAGTTAACGCCCGCCGCGACTCCATGGGAGCTGCTGCGCCAAACCGCAGGCGTCGAGGTTCATCAGCAAGGCCAGGGACCTGGTTTCGCGTCAGACGCATCACTCCGCGGTTTCAGCTCGGATCATTCGACCGATCTCGCGCTCTGGGTTGACGGCGTGCCGATCAACGAGCCCGTTAACGGCCACGCAGAGGGTTACAATGATTGGAGTCTGCTCTTCCCGCTGGCAATCCAGGACATCGACATCATCAAAGGCCCAGTGAGCCCACTCTTCGGCAACTTCGCCATCTCTGGAGTTGTCAACGTTCGCACCGTCGAGCGCATGACCGGAACGCAACTCGTTGCGAGTGGCGGCTCGAATGGCCTCGCGGACGCAACAGTACTATCTGGATTCGATCACGGATCCAGCGGCGGCGTGTTCGGCTTGCGCGCGCGCCACGAAGATGGTTTCCGCCCCAACAGCGCCAGCGATCTCACTCAGGGGCACGCGCGCATCGTGCGCAGTCTCGCACCGAACGTCACCCTGGACGGCGGGATCGAGCTCTATGGGGCGCGCTGGCGCTCACCAGGCTACCTGAGTGAGAGCGAGTTCCGGGCTCATCAGTATGACATCGTGTCGAATCCGACTGACGGCGGATTCAAGCGGCGTGCCCAGGAGCGGGTGAGTCTACGCGTCACTGGCGGCGATCTGATCTGGCGAACGACAGCGTACGCCACGCAGGGCCGCTGGCAGTTGTTTCTCACTATTCCACCCGCGGGCGGGCAGTTCGAGGGTACGGGTAGCCAGACCGAAGAAGAAGATTCGAGAACCGGCTTTGGTCTTACGAGTGCCGTGACATATACCACGGCGAACACGGATATCACCGTCGGTACCGAAGGTAGACTCGACGATGCTCGTTATCAGAACTACTTCACCACGGCGCGGGCGCGCGATTCTGTCAACGCGTTATTTACCGGGCGACAACTCTCTGGCGCGTTGTTCGTTGCGTCAAGCACTACGATCGGACGCCTCCGGCTCGACTTGGGAGGTCGCTACGATATTCTCGACACGCGCTCGACTCCCGATGTCGCTGGCGGTGAGACGGCCTCGGGCGCGCACGGTGTGTTCTCGCCCAAAATGGGGGCGCTCGTGCGTCTCACGCGTGAGGTCGCCCTGTATGCCAACGCATCACGCGGCTTCCGGTCCACGGACGGTGTGCTCGCAGATCCGATGTTAGCGCCAATCACGGTATGGGCGTACGAGAGCGGCGTAAAGCTCGATGTCGATCACATCACTGCATCCGCCGCTCTATTTCGGATGAATGTCAGCAACGAACAGACTTTCAATCCACTTACTGCTGGCTCTATAAGTGGCGGTGCAAGCAAGCGCCAAGGCATTGAGCTCGGCTTACATGCACCCGTAAATTCGTTCGCTACGCTGAGCGGCGACTGGACGTTCAACGACGCGCGATACACGAATCAGGTCGTTCCAGGAGACGATCCAAACGGACCCGCTGTAGTGCTGAATGGGCTTCGAGTATACAATACAGCGCGGTACGTCGGATCGGCCGCACTTGACGTCTCGCCGAGTGCGAGTGCAGACGCTCCATGGACCATCCGAGTGAGCGGGAATTGGGTTGGTCCGTACTCGCCCTTCGACGAGCCAGGTGTCGTTCTGGGAGCATACGGTTTGCTACACGCCACGGCCAGCGTACGTCTCAACCATGCAACCACTTTGGACATCGGCGCTCGCAACGTGTTCGACCGTGCGTATCCTGAGCTCGTTGCGGGTCATATCGTTGCACCAGGAGAGCCGCGGACCGGCTACGTCGCGGTACGATACAGAGTGATGTAA
- a CDS encoding chorismate-binding protein: protein MDFDRFRAHAATAGLVPVWRDMLLDIDTPVSAFAKLRRGGFAFLLESAPAGSETWSRYTFMGTEPRSAWSLSDGVVSDWSPSRGWHTERQVVDPLADLERLVKEHVPAHVPELGVFWGGAVGYLGYDVVRAIESLPNPPRKKLDIPDALFVFTRGLVVIDNLRSQGRLIVSVPVPRDASEYELRELYDDAQAELDAIAARLLDPSPLEPLSLGAPTKALIGKSNYEHDRFIADVERIKEYIRAGDCFQCLLARRIDVEHDFDSSDLYRALRALNPSPYMYHLDLDGTELVGSSPELLVRLANRQVTVRPIAGTRPRGSTAEEDERMTTDLLADEKERAEHVMLVDLGRNDVGRVAEYGTVAVSDFMCVEKYSHVLHIVSQVDGTARPEIGVADVLRATFPAGTMTGAPKVRAMEIIDELEPERRGAYAGAVGYIGWGGERIDLAITIRTCVIANGVASAQAGAGIVADSVPESEWIETENKARAVLTAIAQVRAGIAPRQVVAQDGG, encoded by the coding sequence ATGGATTTCGACCGTTTCCGCGCGCATGCAGCGACAGCCGGGCTCGTCCCCGTCTGGCGCGACATGCTGCTGGACATAGATACGCCCGTTTCCGCCTTCGCAAAGCTCAGGCGGGGAGGCTTCGCCTTCCTTCTGGAGTCAGCTCCGGCGGGCAGCGAAACGTGGTCCCGCTACACCTTCATGGGCACGGAGCCGCGCTCGGCGTGGTCGCTGTCGGATGGAGTCGTCTCGGACTGGTCGCCCTCCCGCGGCTGGCACACGGAACGCCAGGTCGTTGACCCCCTGGCTGATCTGGAACGGCTGGTAAAGGAGCACGTGCCGGCACACGTGCCGGAGCTCGGCGTGTTCTGGGGCGGCGCAGTCGGCTACCTCGGGTATGATGTTGTACGCGCGATAGAATCGCTCCCGAATCCGCCGCGTAAAAAGCTCGACATACCCGACGCGTTGTTCGTCTTCACGCGTGGCCTCGTGGTGATCGACAACCTGCGCTCGCAGGGACGACTCATCGTGTCCGTGCCCGTTCCCCGCGATGCGAGTGAATACGAGCTGCGAGAGTTGTACGACGATGCGCAGGCGGAGCTCGACGCGATCGCCGCGCGTCTGCTCGATCCTTCTCCGCTCGAGCCTCTCTCACTCGGTGCGCCAACCAAGGCGCTGATTGGCAAATCGAACTACGAGCACGACAGATTCATCGCTGACGTCGAGCGCATCAAGGAATACATTCGCGCCGGCGATTGCTTCCAGTGCCTGCTCGCGCGTCGCATCGACGTCGAGCACGACTTCGACAGCTCGGATCTCTACCGTGCATTGCGCGCCCTGAACCCATCGCCGTACATGTACCATCTCGACCTCGACGGTACGGAACTCGTCGGCAGCTCTCCCGAGCTGCTCGTACGGCTTGCGAATCGCCAGGTAACCGTACGCCCGATTGCAGGGACGCGTCCACGTGGAAGCACGGCGGAAGAGGACGAGCGGATGACGACAGATCTTCTCGCCGACGAGAAGGAGCGCGCCGAGCATGTGATGCTTGTCGATCTGGGGCGCAACGACGTCGGGCGCGTCGCGGAGTACGGCACCGTGGCGGTGAGTGACTTCATGTGCGTCGAGAAGTACTCGCACGTCCTTCATATTGTGAGTCAGGTCGATGGAACCGCGCGTCCGGAGATCGGCGTCGCGGATGTACTGCGTGCGACCTTCCCTGCCGGCACGATGACAGGCGCGCCGAAGGTGCGTGCGATGGAGATCATCGATGAGCTGGAGCCGGAGCGCCGCGGCGCTTACGCGGGTGCGGTCGGATACATCGGCTGGGGCGGCGAGCGCATAGATCTCGCGATCACGATTCGCACGTGCGTGATTGCGAACGGAGTCGCTTCCGCACAGGCAGGCGCCGGAATCGTCGCTGATTCCGTTCCGGAATCCGAATGGATCGAGACCGAGAACAAGGCACGCGCAGTATTGACGGCGATCGCGCAGGTCCGCGCCGGTATTGCACCGCGGCAGGTAGTCGCGCAGGATGGCGGATGA